A stretch of Methylogaea oryzae DNA encodes these proteins:
- a CDS encoding Txe/YoeB family addiction module toxin, translating to MKLIFSDEAWEDYLHWQKQDKRMVERINKLICEVQREPFSGVGKPEPLKHALSGFWSRRITDEHRMVYRIANDALEIVQLRFHY from the coding sequence GTGAAGCTGATCTTCTCGGACGAGGCCTGGGAAGATTACCTGCATTGGCAAAAGCAAGATAAGCGCATGGTGGAACGGATCAACAAGCTGATCTGTGAAGTACAGCGCGAACCGTTCAGCGGAGTGGGCAAGCCCGAGCCATTGAAACATGCACTATCGGGCTTTTGGTCACGGCGGATTACGGACGAGCATCGCATGGTGTACCGCATAGCCAATGATGCGCTGGAAATTGTGCAACTCCGTTTTCACTACTGA
- the kdpE gene encoding two-component system response regulator KdpE, translated as MATATATIIVIEDDPQMRRFLRTSLGSQGFQVFEADTGQRGLIEAGQRKPDILILDLGLPDMDGVEVVKALRQWTQLPVIVLSARSTEQHKIEALDAGADDYLTKPFGIGELLARVRVALRHSAAGQQPAALFEAGDIKVDLLQRQVFVGEREVHLTPIEFRLLSVLVKNAGKVLTHRQLLKDVWGPGHAEDAHYLRIYMSQLRHKLEADPTRPRYLTTESGVGYRLRYGPSPD; from the coding sequence ATGGCAACCGCCACAGCCACCATCATTGTCATCGAGGACGATCCTCAGATGCGCCGCTTCCTCCGCACCAGCCTGGGCAGCCAAGGCTTCCAGGTGTTCGAAGCGGATACCGGCCAACGGGGCCTGATCGAAGCGGGCCAGCGCAAACCGGACATCCTCATCCTGGACCTGGGCCTGCCGGACATGGACGGCGTGGAGGTGGTCAAGGCGCTGCGGCAATGGACGCAGCTGCCCGTCATCGTCCTCTCGGCGCGCAGCACCGAGCAGCATAAGATCGAAGCGCTGGACGCCGGCGCCGACGATTACCTGACCAAGCCCTTCGGCATCGGCGAACTGCTGGCCCGCGTCCGCGTCGCCCTGCGCCACTCCGCCGCCGGCCAGCAGCCGGCGGCGCTGTTCGAGGCGGGCGACATCAAGGTGGACCTGTTGCAGCGGCAGGTGTTCGTCGGCGAGCGCGAAGTGCACCTGACGCCCATCGAATTCCGCTTATTGTCCGTGCTGGTGAAAAACGCCGGCAAAGTGCTGACCCACCGGCAGTTGCTGAAAGACGTCTGGGGACCGGGCCATGCGGAGGACGCCCATTACCTCAGGATTTACATGAGCCAGCTGCGCCACAAGCTGGAAGCGGATCCCACCCGGCCGCGCTATCTGACCACCGAGTCCGGCGTCGGCTATCGCTTGCGCTACGGCCCGTCGCCGGACTGA
- a CDS encoding sensor histidine kinase — translation MAPPDQRPDPDDLLAKVERDEAKARRGRLKIFFGASAGVGKTFAMLLAARERRAEAVDVVVGLVETHGRKETAALLEGLEILPVHHLAYRGTRLREFDLDGALKRRPTLILVDELAHSNVPGSRHPKRWQDVRELLDAGIDVYTTLNVQHLESLCDDVGQISGIRVWESVPDTVFEEADEVELVDLPPDELLNRLKEGKVYLPQQAEKAVQHFFRKGNLIALRELALRCTADRVDAQMQDYRDDHAIRDVWQVGDRVLVCIGPSPISERLVRAGKRLAAGLHADWIVAYVETPKLQRLPAERRDQVLAVLRQAERLGAETVTLSAPDMTEAILDFARERNVTKIFMGKPTRRGWKRWLLGSVVDRVIAEAHNINVYLLGSPRGEPAAREAQRAPPRDESDSARKRHDSGYLWAVATIALSTLVAKTLLGHFELANLVMIYLAGVVFVASRFGRGPSILASLLGVAAFDYLFVTPYFSFTVADTQYVIVLLALLAVSIVISQLTANMRSQAKIAAHRERRASVLYAMSKELSASRSEDDIVRIAVRHIRTEFGSRNAILFPNGNGRIVYPTDAPLPESLAGCDLGVAQWVLDHDQMAGQGTDTLPGAQAVYFPLIGAEGSMGVLALLPANLRRIFLPEQRKLLETFCRQIAQAVERVRLAEQAKATFVQMEAERLRNSLLSSISHDLRTPLATIVGSASTLAENDDKLRPEDRRELSRAIYDEARRMSNLVNNILDMARLDAGMVSLNRQWNSLEEIVGTVLTRLGKPLQGRPLQVRLPTALPLLYVDAVMIEQVLINLLENAARYTPAGSAIEISAEQEADRVLIAVADHGPGFPSGQEEQLFEKFYRVHREGAQSGVGLGLAICKAVVEAHGGHIQARNRSGGGAVFAFALPVERTPPEIEAESETQP, via the coding sequence ATGGCGCCCCCTGACCAGCGCCCCGACCCCGATGACCTGCTCGCCAAGGTCGAGCGCGACGAGGCCAAGGCCCGGCGCGGCCGGCTGAAAATTTTTTTCGGCGCTTCCGCCGGCGTCGGCAAAACCTTCGCCATGCTGCTGGCGGCGCGGGAGCGGCGCGCCGAAGCGGTGGACGTGGTGGTGGGGCTGGTGGAAACCCACGGCCGCAAGGAAACCGCCGCCTTGCTGGAGGGGCTGGAAATACTGCCCGTCCATCACCTCGCCTACCGCGGCACCCGTCTACGCGAATTCGACCTGGACGGCGCCCTGAAACGCAGGCCGACCCTCATCCTGGTCGACGAACTGGCCCACAGCAACGTGCCCGGCTCGCGCCATCCCAAGCGCTGGCAGGACGTGAGGGAATTGCTGGACGCCGGCATCGACGTCTACACCACCCTCAACGTGCAGCACCTGGAAAGCCTGTGCGACGACGTGGGGCAAATCTCCGGCATCCGCGTGTGGGAGTCGGTGCCGGACACGGTGTTCGAAGAAGCCGACGAAGTGGAACTGGTGGACCTGCCGCCGGACGAACTGCTGAACCGCCTCAAGGAAGGCAAGGTTTACCTGCCGCAACAGGCGGAAAAAGCCGTTCAGCATTTTTTCCGCAAAGGCAACCTCATCGCCCTGCGCGAACTGGCGCTGCGCTGCACGGCCGACCGAGTGGACGCGCAGATGCAGGACTACCGCGACGACCACGCCATCCGCGACGTGTGGCAGGTGGGAGACCGGGTGCTGGTGTGCATCGGGCCTTCGCCCATTTCCGAACGGCTGGTGCGCGCCGGCAAGCGGCTCGCTGCCGGCCTCCACGCCGACTGGATCGTGGCTTACGTGGAAACCCCCAAATTGCAGCGCCTGCCCGCGGAACGCCGCGACCAAGTGCTGGCCGTGCTGCGCCAGGCGGAACGGCTCGGTGCGGAAACGGTGACGCTGAGCGCGCCGGACATGACCGAAGCGATCCTGGATTTCGCCAGGGAACGCAACGTCACCAAGATTTTCATGGGCAAGCCGACCCGGCGCGGCTGGAAACGCTGGCTGCTCGGCTCGGTGGTCGACCGGGTGATTGCCGAAGCCCACAACATCAACGTCTACCTATTGGGCAGCCCGCGGGGGGAACCGGCGGCACGGGAGGCGCAACGCGCCCCGCCGCGCGACGAAAGCGACTCGGCGCGCAAGCGCCACGATAGCGGCTATCTGTGGGCCGTCGCCACCATCGCCCTGAGCACGCTGGTCGCCAAGACCCTGCTCGGCCACTTCGAGCTTGCCAATCTGGTCATGATCTATCTGGCGGGGGTGGTGTTCGTCGCTTCCCGCTTCGGCCGCGGGCCATCCATCCTGGCCTCGCTGCTGGGCGTGGCGGCATTCGACTATCTCTTCGTCACGCCCTATTTCAGTTTTACGGTGGCGGACACCCAGTATGTGATCGTGCTGCTGGCCCTGTTGGCGGTGTCCATCGTCATCAGCCAACTGACCGCCAATATGCGCTCCCAAGCCAAAATCGCCGCTCACCGGGAGCGTCGCGCCTCGGTGCTCTACGCCATGTCGAAGGAGCTGTCCGCCAGCCGCAGCGAGGACGACATCGTGCGCATCGCCGTGCGCCACATCCGCACGGAGTTCGGCAGCCGCAACGCGATCCTGTTTCCCAACGGCAACGGCCGCATCGTCTATCCGACCGACGCGCCATTGCCGGAGTCGCTCGCCGGCTGCGATTTGGGCGTGGCGCAGTGGGTACTGGACCACGACCAGATGGCGGGCCAAGGCACCGACACGTTGCCCGGCGCACAGGCCGTCTATTTTCCTTTGATCGGCGCCGAGGGCTCCATGGGGGTGCTGGCCTTGCTGCCGGCCAACCTGCGGCGGATTTTCCTGCCGGAGCAGCGGAAATTGCTGGAAACGTTCTGCCGTCAAATCGCCCAGGCCGTGGAACGGGTGCGTCTCGCCGAACAGGCCAAGGCCACCTTTGTGCAGATGGAGGCCGAACGCCTGCGCAACTCCCTGCTCAGCTCCATTTCCCACGACCTGCGCACGCCCCTGGCCACCATCGTCGGCTCCGCCAGCACCCTGGCGGAAAACGACGACAAACTGCGGCCGGAAGACCGCCGCGAATTGAGCCGCGCCATCTACGACGAAGCGCGGCGCATGTCCAACCTGGTCAACAATATTCTCGACATGGCGCGGCTGGACGCCGGCATGGTAAGCCTCAACCGGCAGTGGAACTCCTTGGAAGAGATCGTCGGCACGGTGCTGACGCGGCTGGGCAAACCGTTGCAAGGCCGGCCGCTCCAGGTCCGCCTGCCCACCGCCCTGCCCCTGCTTTACGTGGACGCCGTCATGATCGAACAGGTACTGATAAACCTGCTGGAAAACGCCGCGCGCTACACCCCGGCCGGCAGCGCCATCGAAATTTCCGCCGAGCAGGAGGCCGATCGGGTACTGATCGCCGTCGCCGACCATGGGCCGGGGTTCCCCTCCGGCCAGGAAGAGCAGCTATTCGAAAAGTTCTACCGCGTCCATCGGGAAGGGGCGCAAAGCGGCGTCGGGCTGGGGCTGGCCATCTGCAAGGCCGTCGTCGAGGCCCACGGCGGGCACATCCAGGCCAGGAACCGCAGCGGCGGCGGCGCGGTCTTCGCCTTCGCCTTGCCGGTGGAGCGGACCCCGCCCGAAATCGAGGCGGAAAGCGAGACGCAGCCCTAG
- the nhaD gene encoding sodium:proton antiporter NhaD, which yields MKTTSRRSKTLQLSALIFACLLPVLGFAQETAAATPADLKYSFLGYFAIVVTVMAYAIAMTEDLHQLSKAKPMVLGSALIWFAIFTYYSIEHGSAKTIAPIFQSNLTAYAELFLFITVSMTFLNAMTERGIFDALRIVLSNRQYSYRQLFWITGALAFVLSTVISSLTVGLLMGYIILEIGKGQPRFVGLAGLNAVVAANAGGTMSPLGGISTFFVWQQNMLHFTEFFYLTIPCIVNFLVPAIIMHFSVTKEAPAFSRDIPILKRGSKRIILIFILTFSATVLSNVFLDMPAIVGMMFGLAILQFFAYYLTKSEKTYRLATEHEAYDEHEIQIYIASKKGFDVFKCIAGVDWDTLMFFYGAMMIVGALSFLGYLDAMAHYLFTEINATLANVMIGLASSSIDNGTLMFAVLNMHPPFPVGQWLLLTLTLGVGGSLLAIGSAPGLHVLGLMKAHMKEGEGYTFTLHLRWMPAVLLGFFASIATLFLVNGGKF from the coding sequence ATGAAAACCACCTCGCGCCGCAGCAAAACCCTCCAACTATCGGCTTTAATATTCGCTTGCCTTTTACCCGTGCTGGGCTTTGCCCAAGAAACGGCTGCCGCAACGCCGGCTGACCTGAAATACAGTTTTCTCGGCTATTTTGCGATTGTAGTCACGGTGATGGCCTATGCCATCGCAATGACCGAAGACCTGCACCAACTCAGCAAGGCCAAACCGATGGTTCTAGGCTCCGCGCTAATTTGGTTTGCCATCTTTACTTACTATTCGATAGAGCACGGCAGCGCAAAAACCATCGCCCCAATTTTCCAAAGCAATTTGACAGCCTACGCCGAGTTATTTCTATTCATTACCGTATCGATGACGTTTTTAAATGCCATGACCGAACGAGGCATTTTCGATGCATTGCGAATCGTGTTAAGCAACAGGCAGTACAGCTATCGGCAATTATTCTGGATTACCGGCGCGCTGGCTTTTGTGTTGTCTACCGTCATTAGCAGCCTGACGGTGGGCTTGCTGATGGGATACATCATCCTGGAAATAGGCAAAGGCCAGCCCAGATTCGTCGGCCTGGCAGGGCTGAACGCCGTCGTTGCGGCTAATGCCGGCGGCACCATGAGCCCCTTAGGCGGCATTTCCACATTTTTCGTTTGGCAGCAAAACATGCTGCATTTCACCGAGTTCTTTTATTTAACCATCCCCTGCATAGTCAATTTCTTGGTGCCGGCAATCATCATGCACTTCTCTGTCACCAAGGAAGCTCCCGCGTTTTCGCGGGACATACCGATTTTGAAGCGCGGCAGCAAACGGATTATTTTAATATTCATACTCACGTTCAGCGCTACCGTTTTATCGAATGTTTTTCTTGATATGCCGGCAATCGTTGGAATGATGTTCGGCTTGGCTATACTGCAATTCTTTGCCTACTATTTAACGAAATCGGAAAAAACCTATCGCCTCGCAACCGAGCACGAAGCCTACGACGAACACGAAATACAAATCTACATAGCATCAAAGAAGGGCTTCGATGTTTTCAAGTGCATCGCGGGAGTCGACTGGGATACATTGATGTTTTTCTATGGCGCGATGATGATTGTCGGCGCGCTTAGCTTTCTCGGATATTTAGATGCCATGGCGCATTATTTATTTACGGAAATCAACGCCACCTTGGCGAACGTCATGATCGGCTTGGCTTCTTCGTCCATCGACAACGGCACATTGATGTTCGCGGTGTTGAACATGCACCCGCCGTTCCCGGTAGGACAGTGGTTGTTGCTTACCTTGACGCTGGGAGTGGGTGGCAGCTTATTGGCGATCGGTTCCGCGCCTGGCCTGCACGTGCTGGGATTGATGAAAGCGCATATGAAAGAAGGCGAAGGCTATACTTTTACCCTGCACCTGCGCTGGATGCCCGCCGTTCTGCTGGGTTTTTTCGCCAGTATCGCCACGCTGTTTTTAGTTAACGGCGGCAAGTTCTAG
- a CDS encoding FAD:protein FMN transferase, translating into MKKRLVAVLLSGLFILSACQSGDGETELAGSAQGTTYHIKLAGDMPAAQRDGLSARIEATFDDIDRKLSNYRDDSEISRFNRLNSSDWVPVSPEIARLVDIAKQVYERSEGCYDLTVKPLFDLWGFSKHESRVPSQEEIDGALAHVGMSRVEVDLAGARIRRLDPAMQIDLSSIAQGYTVGAIADLLDSAGIHDYLVEVGGEMKVKGRKANGQPWRVAIETPNPFTREVERILEMREQQGMAIMTAGTYRNYFEADGQTYSHILNPKTGRPVTHHLASVTVLHDDPTWADAWDTALLCVGEKEAAKIAETERLKVLLIYRDEGKFVQHASQAFISSQEPQP; encoded by the coding sequence ATGAAAAAACGACTTGTTGCTGTCCTGTTAAGCGGTCTATTCATTTTATCGGCCTGCCAATCCGGCGACGGCGAAACCGAGCTGGCAGGCTCGGCACAGGGCACCACCTACCACATCAAACTGGCGGGCGACATGCCGGCGGCACAACGGGATGGCCTGAGCGCTCGCATCGAAGCAACTTTCGATGACATCGACCGCAAGCTGTCCAATTATCGCGACGACTCCGAAATTTCCCGCTTCAACCGCCTCAACAGCAGCGACTGGGTGCCGGTTTCGCCGGAAATCGCCCGGCTGGTGGATATCGCCAAGCAGGTGTACGAGCGCTCGGAAGGTTGCTACGACCTGACGGTGAAGCCGCTGTTCGATTTGTGGGGCTTTTCCAAACACGAAAGCCGCGTGCCCAGCCAGGAGGAAATCGACGGGGCGCTGGCCCACGTCGGAATGTCCCGCGTCGAGGTGGATTTGGCGGGGGCGCGTATCCGCAGGCTCGATCCGGCGATGCAGATCGATTTATCGTCCATCGCCCAGGGCTACACGGTGGGAGCCATAGCGGATCTGCTGGACAGCGCCGGAATACACGACTACCTGGTGGAAGTGGGCGGCGAGATGAAAGTCAAAGGCCGCAAGGCCAACGGCCAACCTTGGCGAGTCGCCATCGAGACGCCGAACCCGTTCACCCGCGAAGTCGAGCGGATACTGGAAATGCGCGAACAACAGGGCATGGCGATCATGACCGCCGGCACCTACCGCAACTATTTCGAGGCCGACGGCCAGACCTATTCCCACATCCTCAACCCGAAGACCGGCCGGCCGGTCACCCATCACCTGGCTTCGGTCACCGTCCTCCACGACGACCCCACTTGGGCCGACGCCTGGGACACCGCCCTGCTGTGCGTGGGCGAAAAGGAAGCCGCCAAGATCGCCGAAACCGAACGCCTCAAGGTGCTGCTGATTTACCGGGACGAAGGCAAATTCGTACAACACGCCAGCCAGGCGTTTATTTCCTCTCAAGAGCCACAGCCCTAA
- the kdpB gene encoding potassium-transporting ATPase subunit KdpB, with product MSHKPHSAGLFDRAIVQQALVDAFRKLAPRQQWKNPVMFVVYLGSLLTTVLWLQALGGEGEAPSGFILAVTLWLWFTVLFANFAEAVAEGRSKAQAAFLRSAKRDIAAKKLDEPRYGSNYSKVAGSTLRKGDVVLIEAGDFVPGDGEVIEGVASVDESAITGESAPVIRESGGDFSSVTGGTRVLSDWLVVRIAVNPGEAFLDRMIAMVEGAKRQKTPNEIALTILLVALTLIFLMATVTLLPFSLYAVETAGAGRPITITVLVALLVCLIPTTIGGLLSAIGVAGIGRMMQKNVVATSGRAVEAAGDVDVLLLDKTGTITLGNRQAAAFLPVAGVSEKALADAAQLASLADETPEGRSIVVLAKQKFGLRERDVHALDATFVHFSAQTRMSGVNLGSRQIRKGAADAIRQYVEECGGNFPAEMRKLVDDVARRGSTPLVVAEGRSVLGVIELKDIVKGGIKERFIELRRMGIKTVMITGDNRLTAAAIAAEAGVDDFLAEATPETKLKLIRDYQADGRLVAMTGDGTNDAPALAQADVAVAMNSGTQAAKEAGNMVDLDSNPTKLIEIVETGKQMLMTRGALTTFSLANDVAKYFAIIPAAFAGTYPQLNALNVMHLASPDSAILSAVIFNALIIVALIPLALKGVAYRALGAEQLLRDNLLLYGLGGLVVPFAGIKLIDLMLTQLGLI from the coding sequence ATGAGCCATAAGCCCCATTCCGCCGGCTTGTTCGATCGGGCCATCGTGCAACAGGCGCTGGTCGATGCTTTCCGCAAGCTGGCGCCGCGCCAGCAGTGGAAGAATCCGGTGATGTTCGTCGTGTATCTCGGCAGCTTGCTGACCACCGTGCTGTGGTTGCAGGCGCTAGGTGGCGAAGGCGAGGCGCCGTCCGGTTTCATCCTGGCCGTTACGCTATGGCTGTGGTTCACGGTGCTGTTCGCCAACTTCGCCGAGGCGGTGGCGGAAGGGCGCAGCAAGGCGCAGGCGGCGTTCCTGCGCTCGGCCAAGCGCGATATCGCCGCCAAGAAATTGGACGAGCCGCGTTACGGTTCCAACTATTCCAAAGTGGCCGGCTCCACCCTGCGCAAGGGCGACGTGGTGCTCATCGAAGCCGGCGATTTCGTGCCCGGCGACGGCGAGGTGATCGAAGGCGTGGCCTCGGTGGACGAAAGCGCCATCACCGGCGAATCGGCGCCGGTGATCCGCGAGTCCGGCGGCGACTTCAGTTCGGTGACCGGCGGCACGCGGGTGCTGTCGGACTGGCTGGTGGTGCGCATCGCCGTCAATCCGGGCGAAGCCTTCCTGGACCGCATGATCGCCATGGTGGAAGGCGCCAAACGACAGAAGACCCCCAACGAAATCGCCCTGACCATCCTGCTGGTGGCGCTGACCTTGATCTTCCTCATGGCCACCGTGACCTTGCTGCCCTTCTCCCTCTACGCGGTGGAAACCGCCGGCGCCGGCCGGCCCATCACCATCACGGTGCTGGTGGCGCTGTTGGTGTGCCTGATCCCCACCACCATCGGCGGGCTGTTGTCCGCCATCGGCGTGGCCGGCATCGGCCGCATGATGCAGAAAAACGTCGTTGCCACTTCCGGCCGGGCGGTGGAAGCGGCCGGCGATGTGGACGTGCTGCTGCTGGACAAGACCGGCACCATCACCCTGGGCAACCGCCAGGCAGCGGCTTTCCTGCCGGTGGCCGGCGTCAGCGAAAAGGCCCTGGCGGACGCCGCGCAGCTGGCTTCCCTGGCGGACGAAACGCCGGAAGGCCGCAGCATCGTGGTGCTGGCCAAACAGAAGTTCGGCCTGCGCGAGCGGGACGTGCACGCCCTGGACGCCACCTTCGTGCACTTCAGCGCCCAGACGCGCATGAGCGGCGTCAATTTGGGGTCACGGCAGATCCGCAAGGGCGCGGCCGACGCCATCCGCCAGTACGTGGAAGAATGCGGCGGCAACTTTCCGGCAGAGATGCGCAAGCTGGTGGACGACGTAGCGCGGCGGGGCAGTACGCCGCTGGTGGTGGCGGAAGGTCGCAGCGTGCTGGGCGTCATCGAGCTGAAGGACATCGTCAAGGGCGGCATCAAGGAGCGCTTCATCGAGCTGCGCCGCATGGGCATCAAGACGGTGATGATTACCGGCGACAACCGCCTGACCGCCGCCGCCATCGCCGCCGAAGCGGGGGTGGACGATTTCCTGGCGGAAGCCACGCCGGAGACCAAACTCAAATTGATCCGCGATTACCAGGCCGACGGCCGGCTGGTCGCCATGACGGGAGACGGCACCAACGACGCCCCGGCCCTAGCCCAGGCCGACGTGGCGGTGGCGATGAATTCCGGCACCCAGGCGGCCAAGGAGGCCGGCAACATGGTGGATTTGGACTCCAACCCCACCAAGCTGATCGAAATCGTGGAAACCGGCAAGCAAATGCTCATGACCCGCGGCGCGCTGACCACCTTCAGCCTGGCCAACGACGTGGCCAAGTACTTCGCGATTATCCCGGCCGCGTTTGCCGGCACCTACCCGCAATTGAACGCCCTCAACGTCATGCATCTCGCCAGCCCGGACAGCGCTATCCTGTCGGCGGTGATCTTCAACGCGTTGATTATCGTGGCGCTGATTCCCCTAGCCTTGAAAGGCGTTGCCTACCGGGCGCTCGGCGCCGAACAACTGCTGCGGGACAATCTGCTGCTGTATGGCCTGGGCGGGCTTGTCGTGCCGTTCGCCGGCATCAAGCTCATCGACCTCATGCTTACCCAGCTCGGTCTGATTTAA
- the kdpC gene encoding potassium-transporting ATPase subunit KdpC, which yields MRQHLKTAAAMLLLWSIATGIAYPLLVTGIAQIAFPFQANGSLIVQDGKPAGSALIGQPFSGPQYFWGRPSATAPMPYNAAASGDSNLGPANPALAEAVKARIQALKDANPHNTAPIPVDLVTASASGLDPHISPAAAEYQVERVARARRLPPEKVRELVKKHTAGRQLGVLGELRVNVLQLNLALDALR from the coding sequence ATGCGTCAGCACTTGAAAACCGCCGCCGCCATGCTGCTGTTGTGGAGCATCGCCACCGGCATTGCCTACCCCCTGCTGGTCACCGGCATCGCGCAAATCGCTTTTCCCTTCCAGGCCAACGGCAGCCTGATCGTTCAAGACGGCAAGCCGGCCGGATCGGCGCTGATCGGCCAGCCGTTCAGCGGCCCCCAATACTTCTGGGGCCGGCCGTCGGCCACGGCGCCCATGCCGTACAACGCCGCCGCGTCCGGCGACTCCAACCTGGGTCCGGCCAATCCGGCCCTGGCGGAAGCGGTCAAGGCGCGTATCCAGGCACTCAAGGACGCCAACCCCCACAATACCGCGCCGATACCCGTCGATTTGGTCACCGCCTCGGCCAGCGGCCTGGATCCCCACATCAGCCCGGCCGCGGCGGAATACCAAGTAGAACGCGTGGCGCGGGCGCGCCGGCTGCCGCCGGAAAAAGTGCGCGAGCTAGTAAAAAAACATACCGCAGGCCGCCAACTGGGCGTGCTGGGCGAACTGCGGGTCAATGTGCTGCAACTCAACTTGGCGTTGGACGCCTTGCGCTGA
- a CDS encoding DUF4365 domain-containing protein, which yields MNTDLPRFSHAAQQGERGVQVVSNIVFDEFGWIFKRNHQEHDFGIDGQVEVVTMDGHVTGQLLAVQIKYGKSFFQEKNRWGYIYRGEQKHFNYLANYPIPVLIVLCHPESKECYWVRFLPQETQPAGDNWKITVFFENILRESKAKIEALLPPLMDHREALEAYWAVNNLLAESDYLHFIIDRPEVESKDITRTREFFDRLRVTRELALENQGKVELSFFGYENDPRELFEIPVVREYISILSPALPELFFFVRTQQPTSTLKTFALCQTNVSWVDGRSTRLVAKQIVYDTDKVVDFLQLGYSGLNEMTEWLALPLEENIRISADVAHCLGIRAETDVA from the coding sequence ATGAATACCGATCTCCCGCGTTTCTCCCACGCAGCTCAACAAGGTGAGCGTGGTGTTCAAGTGGTATCGAACATCGTATTCGATGAGTTCGGATGGATATTCAAACGCAACCATCAAGAACACGATTTCGGCATCGATGGGCAGGTTGAGGTTGTAACCATGGACGGCCACGTAACTGGACAGCTTCTCGCCGTGCAGATCAAGTACGGAAAGAGTTTCTTTCAAGAGAAGAATCGATGGGGCTACATCTATCGAGGAGAGCAAAAGCATTTCAATTACTTGGCCAACTACCCAATTCCCGTCTTGATTGTGCTATGCCATCCAGAGTCAAAGGAATGCTACTGGGTCCGCTTTCTGCCCCAAGAGACCCAGCCTGCCGGCGACAACTGGAAAATTACAGTGTTTTTCGAGAATATTTTGCGCGAGTCAAAAGCTAAGATCGAGGCACTACTTCCACCGTTGATGGACCACCGAGAAGCACTAGAAGCCTATTGGGCGGTAAACAATCTTCTTGCCGAATCAGACTATCTTCACTTCATTATTGACCGACCAGAGGTCGAGTCGAAAGACATCACTCGAACACGAGAATTCTTTGACCGCCTTCGCGTGACAAGAGAGTTGGCACTCGAGAATCAAGGGAAAGTCGAACTCAGCTTTTTCGGCTACGAAAATGATCCGCGAGAACTATTTGAGATCCCCGTGGTTCGAGAGTACATTTCGATTCTTTCCCCCGCTCTACCAGAGTTGTTTTTCTTCGTTCGAACGCAGCAACCCACGTCAACGCTAAAGACATTCGCCCTATGCCAGACCAATGTCTCTTGGGTTGACGGCAGATCGACTCGCCTTGTCGCCAAGCAAATTGTCTACGACACCGACAAGGTGGTTGACTTTCTTCAATTGGGATACTCAGGCCTGAATGAAATGACCGAATGGCTTGCCCTTCCACTGGAGGAAAATATTCGTATTTCCGCCGATGTCGCGCACTGCTTAGGCATACGCGCTGAAACCGATGTGGCATAA
- a CDS encoding PepSY domain-containing protein codes for MGRIPPAWAVCALALSLWNGSAAAQLADPYRLPPSKQNLEPCRLAALALAPGTVENLGLLWQQGHYRFRFDIRSSDGQARKVFCDGATGRILPMETNPMSNTTVPPLDLAPDGRPGIKHGAP; via the coding sequence ATGGGCCGTATACCACCTGCTTGGGCTGTATGTGCGCTGGCGCTGTCGCTGTGGAACGGCAGCGCCGCAGCACAACTCGCCGACCCTTACCGCCTTCCGCCCAGCAAGCAAAACCTCGAACCGTGCCGGCTGGCCGCCCTGGCGTTGGCGCCCGGCACGGTGGAAAATCTCGGCTTGCTCTGGCAGCAAGGCCATTACCGGTTCCGCTTCGACATCCGCAGCAGCGACGGACAGGCGCGGAAAGTGTTTTGCGACGGCGCCACCGGCCGCATTCTACCCATGGAAACGAATCCCATGTCCAACACCACGGTGCCGCCGCTGGACCTCGCGCCCGACGGCCGGCCCGGAATCAAACATGGCGCCCCCTGA
- a CDS encoding REP-associated tyrosine transposase has product MSDYRRYRVPGGTYFFTVNLLERYANDLLTRHVDILREVVRETRHRRPFHIDAWVVLPEHLHCVWTLPPGDVDNANRWRIIKQQFSKALPVTERRSAVRIARGERGIWQRRFWDHVIRDDADYAAHIDYCHINPIKHGLVKHVADWPYSTFHRYVEQGIYPANWATPPSLDVVDGERK; this is encoded by the coding sequence ATGTCCGACTACCGACGTTACCGTGTTCCTGGAGGGACGTACTTTTTCACGGTGAACTTGCTCGAAAGATACGCCAACGATCTTCTTACGCGCCACGTCGATATTCTGCGCGAGGTTGTCCGGGAAACCCGCCATCGCCGGCCGTTTCATATCGATGCCTGGGTGGTGTTGCCGGAACATTTGCATTGCGTATGGACATTGCCGCCGGGCGATGTGGACAACGCCAATCGTTGGCGGATCATCAAACAGCAATTTTCCAAGGCTTTGCCTGTCACAGAGCGGAGATCGGCCGTGCGCATCGCGCGCGGGGAAAGAGGTATCTGGCAGCGGCGGTTCTGGGATCACGTGATCCGGGATGATGCGGATTACGCCGCACATATCGACTATTGCCATATCAATCCGATCAAGCATGGCTTGGTCAAACATGTGGCGGATTGGCCTTACTCAACTTTCCATCGGTATGTCGAGCAGGGGATATATCCAGCGAATTGGGCGACGCCACCCAGTCTTGACGTCGTTGACGGCGAGCGCAAATAA